The DNA segment CGCTAACTCCGCAATCAATTGTTCATTTTGAAATCCATGTTATGGATATTCACCGTGCAATCAAATTTTATACTCAGGCATTTGGCTGGATTATTAAAAAGGATGGCCAGATGTGGCGGATTCATACTGGGCGATCAGAATATCCAGCTGGCGAATATATAGGGATCGACGGCAGTTTTATCCTTCGCCAACAACAAGACAATGACCCTACTAATCCCAGTGCGTTCGTCTGTATCGTTGATATCGCCAATATAGACACGTCCCTTGAGATTATTAAATCAGCAGGCGGTATCGTGACAGAACCTCGCCAAGCAGTTCCATACGTAGGCTGGAAAGCATACTGCAAGGATACCGAAGGGAATATTTTCGGCGTCCTACAAAAGGATTCGAGCGTGCGATGAGTCATCTGTTTGAAACAAAAGATTTACATCATTTGTTTCAAGGCGCAAAGTTACAGAGCATACCAAAAGGCGAAGTTCTCTACTCTTCCGATCAGCCCGACAAATTAAGCTTTATTATATCCGGATTCGTAAAATCTTATTTCATTGCACATAATGGCGACCTGGGGGTACAGGCCATATACGGAACGGGGGATTTATTTCCTCTGCCTATGATCTTTACGACGTTACTTCATCAAGATGTATATGAAGGACCAGAAATTTATTATTACGAAGCCATGACAAGTATCTGGATTAACACTATAGATACGGCGCGCTTACGGCAAATAACCGAATCTAATCCTATGCTTTATCGGGAGTTATTACAAAATGCTGGCCACCGATTCCGTTCTAATATTCAGTTCTTAGAAAATCTTCGCCTTCATGGCGCATACAGCAAAACCGCCCATCAACTTGCGTACTTCGGAAACCGTTTCGGCGAGGAAACAAAAGATGGCCTGCAGATACAACTTCCGCTTACACATCAGGATATTGCAGACATTATCGGAACGACCAGGGAAACGGTAACCGCAGCCATCATTAAGCTTCGGGATAAAAAAATAATAAAAACGGCTCGCACCATTCTTATACTCGACTTCGACAAGCTTGTTGCCGAAGCGTATTCGTGAAATTTTATACAGACATATATAAAAAGTACTGATTTAATAAAGACGTAAAGTGATAACCTCTGGGATGAGAGTAAAGGAGTATCACGTCATGAGTAGTGTGATTCTCGAAACGGCAAAATTAGACAAGGCGGTGAACGAGTTATGGTGGATAGGGATTATAGAAGCCACGTTGACACTCTTCTTTGGAATAAGCGCGATTTTTTGGCCAGGGATTACTTTGGTAGTACTCGTATATTTATTTAGCGCCTTTATTCTTGGGTTTGGGATTATCCAACTCGTCGTAGGGCTAATGAGCATCCGGCGACGAAGCTCATGGTGGGTGACAGTGCTGCTTGGCGCGGTTACCATTGGTGTTGGCGTTTATCTCGTACGCACTCCAGATATATCTTTCGCAACGTTTATCCTCTTGGTTGGATTCGTACTGATCGTTCGCGGCCTACTGGATATCATGCGCGCTTTTACGGATCGCGCAACAACCCGTGATTCAGTCTATAGAACCTTTCTCACGCTCGTCGGCGCGGCTGGAATA comes from the Candidatus Saccharimonadales bacterium genome and includes:
- a CDS encoding VOC family protein, whose protein sequence is LTPQSIVHFEIHVMDIHRAIKFYTQAFGWIIKKDGQMWRIHTGRSEYPAGEYIGIDGSFILRQQQDNDPTNPSAFVCIVDIANIDTSLEIIKSAGGIVTEPRQAVPYVGWKAYCKDTEGNIFGVLQKDSSVR
- a CDS encoding Crp/Fnr family transcriptional regulator, which produces MSHLFETKDLHHLFQGAKLQSIPKGEVLYSSDQPDKLSFIISGFVKSYFIAHNGDLGVQAIYGTGDLFPLPMIFTTLLHQDVYEGPEIYYYEAMTSIWINTIDTARLRQITESNPMLYRELLQNAGHRFRSNIQFLENLRLHGAYSKTAHQLAYFGNRFGEETKDGLQIQLPLTHQDIADIIGTTRETVTAAIIKLRDKKIIKTARTILILDFDKLVAEAYS
- a CDS encoding DUF308 domain-containing protein; translation: MSSVILETAKLDKAVNELWWIGIIEATLTLFFGISAIFWPGITLVVLVYLFSAFILGFGIIQLVVGLMSIRRRSSWWVTVLLGAVTIGVGVYLVRTPDISFATFILLVGFVLIVRGLLDIMRAFTDRATTRDSVYRTFLTLVGAAGIVAGILILLQPVAGGVAFVWILGLYAFIIGTLEIVAAFELRAALNEPETIDTALTPAKEEPSETPPKRNNRRRSGGARANA